AATGATGTGGTGATCGTCAAAGGACAGAAAGGGTGGAGAATGATTATTCCGACGATTCATGAAGCTCAATCAGGCTGTCGAACATTTATTAGAGAAGCTAATAAGAAGGGGTGGCAGGCTGTGCAGGTGAATATCGGAACAGCTAAGCCGAATATTGTGTTCAAAACAGGAGACGACCGCTCTGATGTCTTGCCTTTTACAGAGGAAGAGGATCTGCAAAAGTTCTATAGGCTGTACGTACAGGCAAAATTTTTCAATGGCGAGATCAATTACGGATCGGAAGAGGAAAAAGAAGCATTGAGAGGGTGGCTGCGGGATAAAGGGCCGGAAGATTGCCAACGTTTGTTTGAAACGAAAATCCTTCCGGCAAAACCTCAAAGATATACAAAAAATTATACAGAAAGTGATCTCTATAAAATTTTTGAGGAACTAACAGGTTAAGCATCCAATACCTTTTGGATGCTTCCCTCCCATTCTTTGATGAATAAGAGCAGCTTTTCTTTCGAAGGGCAGGTTTTCAGGAATTCCCGCGTCTCCTCTTGGATACTGAGGTGAGCGATTTTAGCCAGCAGATGAAGGTGGTTTTTATCGTCAGAAGCAAAAAGGAAAAAGAGTGTATGAACGGGTTCCCCATCTAAAGCGCCGTAGTCAAGCGGTTGATGAGGAAAAACGATAAAGACAGCATCTTTTCCTGCGCGGATGATCGACTCTCTTGAATGGGGGAGGGCGATGCCGTGGTTAAGTGCTGTTGATTGCAGCTTTTCCCTCTGCAGGAGGAGTTCGGATGCAATTTCCGGATCGAGGTTTAAATTTTTGGCAATCCGTTGCATGGTGCCTCGGATGACCTCTTCTTTTGTTGTTCCTGCAATATCCGTTAAAATTTCCCCTTGATGGGCTGCCCGGTACAAGCTAAACTGCTTTCTTCCACCTTTTGTTTGTGTTTCTGAGCTGCTTTCTTTCTTTTCGTGCAGTGTATTGGAATGAGGAGGATGGTTCACCCGCTGACCCATCACCCAGTTTTCGATTTCCAAACGGTTGAACCGATATTGGTGGTTGATCTTATAAGCGGGAATTTTTCCATCGGTCAACCATCTTCGAATGGTGGTTTCCGAGACATTGAGCAGGTCGGCGACATCTTTAATTTTAAGATCCATCTTAATACCCCCTAAAAATCCTTAAAAAGTTTTATCATACTCGTTGGGGATTTCAGAGTTAACATTTTTTTTCTTCTTTCTTCGTCCTTAATCGCAACAGTGATCCCAGACAGGATTTGCAAGTATTCGGTTTGCTTGTCGTCCGGTCCCCCAATCATGAAAATTAAGCGGACAGGAGCTCCATCCAGCGCGTCCCAGTCCACACCGTTTTTCAAAACGCCAATAGCAATAAAAAAATCGTCGTAAGAAGGCAGCTTTGCATGAGGGATAGCAACTCCCATTCCGATTCCGGTGGAGACAATTGTTTCACGGTCAACGAGAGCCTGAAAAAATTGGTCTTTATGATCAATCTTACCTGAAGCAGCCAATACCTCAACCATCGCAAGCAAAGCTTCATCGCGCGTTTCCACCCCCAAAAATGTGATGAACTGTTTATCCAAGTAATCAGAGATTTTAACCATGAACCTATCCGTAAATTGCTAATGGGTTCATCAATTCAGTGAGTGCCTGTATGCCCAAATCCTCCAGATCCTCGAGCAGTTGCTGCTAATTCTCCAGCAAAGACAAACTGCGCCTGAACAACTTGAGCTAAGACGAACTGTGCGATACGCATTCCTGGAGAAACAGTAAAATTCTGATGTCCGTGGTTGATGAGGATGATTCCTATTTCGCCTCTGTAGTCGGCATCAATGGTTCCCGGTGTGTTCAATACTGTGATTTGGTGTTTCAATGCTAATCCGCTGCGAGGACGCACCTGGATTTCATAACCGGGGGGGATTGCCATTTTCAAGCCTGTTGGAATCAGTGCCGATTGCCCAGGTGTGATCACCATCTCTTCTTGAAGATGTGCGCGAACATCGGCGCCGGAAGCAAGCTCCGAACTGTAAGAGGGAAGCTGTATATCGTCGTTAGCTGTTATTGGAATTTCAATGGGTTCTTGATGCATCGGTCTGTCTCTCAGTTGTCGGCAGGTATAAGGTAGAAAAGGCACTCTGCCAGCTTGTTTTTCAGGTCATGTCGATTAACAATACAATCAATCATTCCATGTTTCAAGAGAAATTCTGATTTTTGTGCACCTTCGGGAAGTTGTTGGCCGATTGTTTGCTCGATCACGCGGGGGCCGGCGAAGCAGATCAACGCCTTTGGTTCGGCGATAATGATATCTCCAAGAGATGCAAACGATGCAGTGACCCCTCCAGTTGTCGGGTTGGTCAAGATCGAGATATAGGGAAGTCCTTCTTCGCTTAGACGTGCCAAAGCTGACGAGGTTTTGGCCATTTGCATTAGGGAAAGAGTGGATTCTTGCATGCGAGCTCCTCCGGAGGAAGCAACGATCACGACGGGAAGCCTATGGCAGATTGCGTGTTCAATCATCCTTGTGAGCCTTTCGCCGACGACAGAGCCCATCGATCCTCCCATAAAATGGAAATCCATGACGCCTAACGCAGCCTCGATCCCTTCAATCTTGCAAGTGCCGACAATAACGGCTTCATCTATATCGGTCTTTCTCCGAGCAAATTCAATGCGCTCCGGGTATTTTTCGGAGTCGATAAATTGAAGGGGATCTGCGGTTTTGATCTCCTGAAACATCTCTTGAAAAGAGTCGCTGTCAGCCAGAGCTTCGATCCTTTGTTTTGCTGTCAAGCGATAGTGATAGCTGCATTTGGGGCAGCAGTTGAGATTTTTTTCCAGCTCGTTGGTGTGGATCAATTCAGTGCAATGCGTGCATTTCAGCCATCCGCTAAAACCGTCTTTTTTAGAAGACTGCACCTTGATTTTAGGTTTATCTCTTGAAAAAAAACGCATGACAATACCTTAAACAATTAATTAATCAGCTATTATAACAAAAACTATTAATTATATACAAATGAACGCGAAGACCGCGAAGATATACTGAACATCATTGGAAAAAATGATGTTCAGTATAGTTGTGTAAACTTATAGCGCTGCTTCGTAACGTTCCGAAACATTCTTCCAGTTGACGATTTCCCAGATCGCTTTCACGTAATCGGGACGTACGTTTTTGTACTGCAGGTAATAAGCATGTTCCCAAACATCGATTCCCAGAAGAGGAACAAGGCCTTTAGCCGCTAGAGGATCTTGATTCTGGCAAATCGCAATCTCAAGGCGGTCTTCGCTTTTGTTATAGCCCAGCCAGCCCCAGCCTGAACCCTGCACGGCGACTGTTTTTGCTGTCATTGTTTCTTTAAGTTTGTCGAGCGAACCAAAATCTTTCATAATGGCATCTGCTAATGGACCGGAAGGCGCTTCGCCGCCGCCCTTGCCTTTAGGAGCCAGATTCGTCCAGAAAATCGAGTGGTTGATATAACCTCCTCCGTTGAAGTTAATGCCTGACTGTAGGGAAATTTCTTTAGAAATATCTTTTTTGCTTTGGGCTTCTTCAAGTTGTTCGAGGAGGTTGTTTAAATTATTAATATAGGTTTTGTGGTGCTTGTTGTAGTGGAGATCCATGATTTCTGCATTAATCACAGGCTCTAAATCGCCGAGATCATAGGGAAGATCGGGAAGTGTGTATGTATTTGCCATTTGTTTCTCCAAGGTTAATGTTTACAATTATCTTAACAAGGAAAAGCGAGGATCACAACCCCAAAATCATTCGGTTTTGACGACTCGCTCTAAGTATTGTTCTGTAACAGGTCCAATAGCAGTTAATTTGACATCAGGAGGAAATTCATCAAAAAAGAGGAGGAAAGCATCTACAGTTGAAGGACTTGTGAAAA
This genomic window from Waddlia chondrophila WSU 86-1044 contains:
- a CDS encoding Fe-Mn family superoxide dismutase produces the protein MANTYTLPDLPYDLGDLEPVINAEIMDLHYNKHHKTYINNLNNLLEQLEEAQSKKDISKEISLQSGINFNGGGYINHSIFWTNLAPKGKGGGEAPSGPLADAIMKDFGSLDKLKETMTAKTVAVQGSGWGWLGYNKSEDRLEIAICQNQDPLAAKGLVPLLGIDVWEHAYYLQYKNVRPDYVKAIWEIVNWKNVSERYEAAL
- the accD gene encoding acetyl-CoA carboxylase, carboxyltransferase subunit beta translates to MRFFSRDKPKIKVQSSKKDGFSGWLKCTHCTELIHTNELEKNLNCCPKCSYHYRLTAKQRIEALADSDSFQEMFQEIKTADPLQFIDSEKYPERIEFARRKTDIDEAVIVGTCKIEGIEAALGVMDFHFMGGSMGSVVGERLTRMIEHAICHRLPVVIVASSGGARMQESTLSLMQMAKTSSALARLSEEGLPYISILTNPTTGGVTASFASLGDIIIAEPKALICFAGPRVIEQTIGQQLPEGAQKSEFLLKHGMIDCIVNRHDLKNKLAECLFYLIPADN
- the dut gene encoding dUTP diphosphatase, with the protein product MHQEPIEIPITANDDIQLPSYSSELASGADVRAHLQEEMVITPGQSALIPTGLKMAIPPGYEIQVRPRSGLALKHQITVLNTPGTIDADYRGEIGIILINHGHQNFTVSPGMRIAQFVLAQVVQAQFVFAGELAATARGSGGFGHTGTH
- a CDS encoding PTS sugar transporter subunit IIA, with amino-acid sequence MDLKIKDVADLLNVSETTIRRWLTDGKIPAYKINHQYRFNRLEIENWVMGQRVNHPPHSNTLHEKKESSSETQTKGGRKQFSLYRAAHQGEILTDIAGTTKEEVIRGTMQRIAKNLNLDPEIASELLLQREKLQSTALNHGIALPHSRESIIRAGKDAVFIVFPHQPLDYGALDGEPVHTLFFLFASDDKNHLHLLAKIAHLSIQEETREFLKTCPSKEKLLLFIKEWEGSIQKVLDA
- a CDS encoding PTS sugar transporter subunit IIA, giving the protein MVKISDYLDKQFITFLGVETRDEALLAMVEVLAASGKIDHKDQFFQALVDRETIVSTGIGMGVAIPHAKLPSYDDFFIAIGVLKNGVDWDALDGAPVRLIFMIGGPDDKQTEYLQILSGITVAIKDEERRKKMLTLKSPTSMIKLFKDF